A genomic stretch from Maledivibacter sp. includes:
- the cysC gene encoding adenylyl-sulfate kinase, whose translation MSDRYVKKSTNIVWSRGKVTYKDRCHRLGQKGLVVWFTGLSGAGKSTIAIEVEKELMKLGRVVYRLDGDNIRHGLCSNLGFSVEDRNENVRRIAEAAALFKDSGLIILVSCISPIKEMREFARQKVNNGDFIEVYVKADIETCIKRDTKGLYKRAQEGEIIDFTGISSAYEEGESVDLIIDTDILTVKESVAKVLDFIVKEVCISCQ comes from the coding sequence GTGAGTGATAGATATGTAAAAAAAAGTACCAATATAGTATGGAGTAGGGGAAAAGTAACCTACAAAGACCGATGTCATAGGCTTGGGCAAAAGGGCTTAGTAGTTTGGTTTACAGGTTTATCAGGAGCAGGGAAATCCACTATAGCAATAGAAGTGGAAAAAGAATTGATGAAACTTGGAAGAGTAGTCTATAGGCTGGATGGAGACAATATAAGGCATGGATTATGTTCAAATCTGGGCTTTTCAGTAGAAGATAGAAATGAAAATGTGAGAAGAATAGCTGAAGCAGCGGCGTTATTCAAAGATTCTGGATTAATAATCTTGGTATCATGTATATCACCTATTAAAGAAATGAGAGAGTTTGCAAGACAAAAAGTCAATAATGGAGACTTCATAGAAGTATATGTAAAAGCAGATATAGAAACCTGTATAAAACGGGATACTAAGGGACTATATAAAAGGGCTCAAGAAGGAGAAATTATAGACTTTACGGGTATATCCTCTGCCTATGAAGAAGGGGAAAGTGTAGATTTGATAATTGATACGGATATATTAACTGTAAAAGAATCCGTTGCAAAGGTATTAGATTTTATTGTAAAAGAGGTATGTATTTCATGTCAATAA
- a CDS encoding beta-1,6-N-acetylglucosaminyltransferase — translation MQLSLDSKVKKHNKKANKKKVNNRKVNKIKDNNRLKVAFLILAHKNPSQIVTFINALDCENTTFFIHINKESHIIDHSLLQNINKKDNVFFIEKRQKVTKGGYSMVAATLLLLKECLKKDKYDYISLHSGQDLPIKNKYEILDFLKKNRGKEFLRFTKVPRKGWGIGDGLHRIEYYWFIDEFGFDRSYKLYEKQKELNIKRKYFEDIQLYGGSLWNTITGECAQFIIDYVSKNKSFCDYYKYTLYPDEEIFHTIILNSHFKDRVINNNLRYIDWRSGPQKPRILTKNDYKKLIISDKLFARKFDINVDNKIIQKITNRIMGN, via the coding sequence ATGCAGCTTTCTTTAGACTCCAAAGTCAAAAAACATAATAAAAAAGCAAACAAAAAGAAAGTAAATAATAGAAAAGTGAATAAAATAAAGGATAATAATAGACTAAAAGTAGCTTTTTTGATATTAGCCCATAAAAATCCTTCTCAAATAGTTACCTTTATAAATGCGTTAGATTGTGAGAACACTACTTTTTTTATTCATATCAACAAGGAAAGCCATATTATAGATCATAGTTTGTTACAAAATATAAATAAGAAAGATAATGTTTTCTTTATAGAGAAAAGACAAAAAGTAACTAAGGGAGGATATAGCATGGTGGCTGCCACCTTGCTTTTACTTAAGGAGTGTCTTAAAAAAGATAAATATGATTATATAAGCTTGCATAGTGGCCAGGATTTACCAATTAAAAATAAATATGAAATTTTAGATTTTTTAAAGAAAAATAGGGGTAAAGAATTTCTTCGATTCACTAAAGTGCCAAGAAAAGGTTGGGGAATTGGGGATGGATTACACAGAATTGAATATTATTGGTTCATTGATGAATTTGGATTTGATAGGTCATATAAGCTATACGAAAAACAAAAGGAATTAAACATAAAAAGAAAATATTTTGAAGATATTCAACTCTATGGAGGTTCATTATGGAACACAATAACAGGAGAATGTGCCCAGTTTATCATTGATTATGTTAGTAAAAACAAAAGCTTTTGCGATTATTATAAATATACCCTATATCCCGATGAAGAAATTTTCCATACAATTATTTTAAATTCCCATTTTAAGGATAGAGTAATAAATAATAATCTAAGGTATATAGACTGGCGTTCTGGGCCACAAAAACCTAGAATACTAACAAAAAACGACTATAAGAAATTAATCATTAGTGATAAGCTATTTGCTAGGAAATTTGATATTAATGTGGATAATAAAATTATCCAAAAGATCACAAATAGAATTATGGGAAATTAA
- a CDS encoding DUF2061 domain-containing protein: MSIKKKLLKTLTWRITASLTTLFIVYIVSGEIKTAGIVTLLEGTIKMIIYYFHETIWEKIQLFKKDNKDNSSLK; this comes from the coding sequence ATGTCAATAAAGAAAAAACTGTTAAAGACTTTAACTTGGAGAATAACGGCCTCTTTAACAACTCTTTTTATAGTTTATATAGTAAGTGGTGAAATAAAAACTGCAGGAATAGTTACTTTACTGGAAGGGACTATAAAAATGATTATCTATTATTTCCATGAAACAATTTGGGAAAAAATACAATTATTTAAAAAAGATAACAAGGATAATTCTTCTTTAAAATAA